Proteins encoded within one genomic window of Couchioplanes caeruleus:
- a CDS encoding FecCD family ABC transporter permease has translation MRVSLRPVLVAACMIAALAGVAVATITTGDYPISALDAVRTLVGAGDPASEFIVTTLRLPRLVTGIVVGVALGVSGAITQSLSRNPLASPDIIGLTSGAATGAILVVVVLHGSMIDTALGAVAGAAVTSALVYLLAFKNGVQGFRLILVGIGVSAMILSVNSYLIARASWQDAIAAQAWLVGGLNGRGWEHAEPVLAATALLLPVALYQARRLSLLEMGDAAATALGVPVERSRLLLIAASVLLAGVATAAAGPIAFLALVAPQLAQRLTRSAGPGLLAAGLMGALLLTTSDLAVQRLFGPTQLPVGIATAGIGGSYLAWLLAHQWRRGPR, from the coding sequence ATGCGGGTATCTCTGCGTCCCGTGCTCGTCGCGGCCTGCATGATCGCCGCGCTGGCCGGCGTGGCGGTGGCGACCATCACCACGGGCGACTATCCGATCTCGGCGCTCGACGCGGTCAGAACCCTGGTGGGGGCGGGTGATCCGGCGTCCGAGTTCATCGTGACGACGCTCCGGCTGCCCCGGCTGGTCACCGGTATCGTCGTCGGCGTCGCCCTGGGTGTCAGCGGTGCCATCACGCAGAGCCTGTCGCGCAACCCGCTCGCCAGCCCCGACATCATCGGTCTTACCAGCGGGGCGGCGACCGGCGCGATCCTCGTCGTGGTGGTCCTGCACGGCAGCATGATCGATACCGCCCTGGGCGCCGTTGCCGGTGCTGCCGTCACCTCCGCCCTGGTGTACCTGCTGGCCTTCAAGAACGGCGTGCAGGGTTTCCGACTGATCCTGGTGGGCATCGGCGTCAGCGCGATGATCCTGTCGGTCAACTCCTACCTCATCGCCCGCGCGTCCTGGCAGGACGCGATCGCCGCACAGGCATGGCTGGTCGGCGGGCTCAACGGCCGGGGCTGGGAACACGCCGAGCCGGTACTTGCGGCCACGGCTCTGTTGCTACCGGTTGCCTTGTACCAGGCCCGTCGGTTGTCGCTGCTGGAGATGGGCGACGCCGCGGCCACCGCTCTCGGCGTACCCGTCGAGCGGAGCCGGCTGCTGCTCATCGCGGCGAGCGTGCTGCTGGCGGGGGTCGCTACCGCGGCGGCCGGCCCCATTGCCTTCCTTGCCCTCGTGGCACCGCAGTTGGCGCAACGGCTGACCCGATCGGCCGGGCCCGGCCTGCTCGCCGCGGGGCTGATGGGCGCCCTGCTGCTCACCACGAGCGACCTCGCCGTCCAGCGTCTGTTCGGCCCGACGCAGCTTCCCGTCGGCATTGCCACGGCCGGTATCGGCGGGTCCTACCTCGCCTGGCTGCTCGCCCACCAGTGGCGGCGCGGCCCCCGATGA
- a CDS encoding ABC transporter ATP-binding protein yields MTRLRAENVTLAYEKRTVATDLGVSIPDGSFTVIVGPNACGKSTLLKALARMLKPTTGSVHLDGRLISSYRTKEVAQRLGLLPQTSIAPSGITVGDLVARGRYPHQRLLRQWSRDDESVVAEAMRRTGVHALADRLLDELSGGQRQRVWLAMVLAQQTPILLLDEPTTFLDIAHQVEVLDLCADLHEASGHTIVAVLHDLNQACRYASHVIVMRPGGTIAAQGDPGQVVTASLVEDVFGLPCRVIPDPETGTPMVVPRRRRGFPSQSHGGSSEVRDAAPVHG; encoded by the coding sequence ATGACCCGGCTGCGCGCGGAGAACGTGACGCTCGCGTACGAGAAGCGCACCGTGGCGACCGATCTCGGAGTCAGCATCCCGGACGGCTCGTTCACCGTCATCGTCGGTCCGAACGCCTGCGGCAAGTCCACCCTGCTCAAGGCGCTCGCCCGGATGCTCAAGCCGACGACCGGTTCGGTGCACCTCGACGGGCGGCTGATCTCTTCCTACCGGACCAAGGAAGTCGCACAGCGGCTGGGACTGCTCCCTCAGACGTCCATCGCTCCCAGCGGTATCACCGTGGGCGACCTCGTGGCCCGCGGCCGCTACCCGCACCAACGCCTGTTGCGGCAGTGGTCCCGCGACGATGAATCCGTGGTCGCCGAGGCCATGCGGCGCACCGGCGTGCACGCCCTCGCGGACCGGCTGCTCGACGAGCTCTCCGGCGGTCAACGGCAGCGGGTCTGGCTCGCCATGGTGCTCGCCCAGCAGACTCCCATCCTGCTGCTCGACGAGCCGACCACCTTTCTCGACATCGCCCACCAGGTCGAGGTCCTCGACCTCTGCGCCGATCTGCACGAGGCGAGCGGGCATACCATCGTCGCCGTCCTGCACGACCTCAATCAGGCGTGTCGTTACGCCAGCCACGTGATCGTCATGCGGCCCGGCGGCACGATCGCCGCGCAGGGCGACCCGGGTCAGGTTGTCACCGCGTCGCTGGTCGAGGATGTGTTCGGACTGCCGTGCCGCGTCATCCCCGACCCGGAGACCGGCACCCCGATGGTCGTGCCGCGGCGCCGGCGAGGATTCCCGTCGCAGAGCCACGGCGGCAGTAGCGAGGTGCGCGATGCCGCCCCCGTGCATGGGTGA
- a CDS encoding (2Fe-2S)-binding protein codes for MPPPCMGDGEAHTGAPALAATAARLSGLDAAAGFDVGLEPGGDWVALAAATDSGHLDAWLAALVSLHGRRPLAGSLLGLQLARAVIAPTVAALVLDRRCPDPAIDNLVVRVDAVTGLDGCAVRRPTVALLPTDPAATGRDSIVRADEDDLHQWWARRAAATLAPILTAVRARAPFGIRRLWGAVSDEVTGTAIEIAQLAGRDPYPAWRYAQRLLAALSVHAPVALTRARPFPVAVPGGEVLCQVRGTCCLSYRSTTAAGPPADRYCDTCPLRDDQSRHRRLHDWLSSSVVPV; via the coding sequence ATGCCGCCCCCGTGCATGGGTGACGGCGAAGCGCACACGGGTGCCCCTGCGCTCGCTGCCACCGCCGCGCGGCTGAGCGGGCTCGATGCCGCCGCCGGCTTCGACGTGGGCCTCGAGCCCGGCGGCGACTGGGTCGCCCTGGCCGCCGCGACCGACTCAGGCCATCTCGACGCGTGGCTGGCTGCCCTGGTGTCCCTGCACGGCCGGCGGCCCCTCGCCGGCAGCCTGCTCGGCCTTCAACTCGCCCGGGCGGTCATCGCGCCGACGGTGGCCGCCCTGGTCCTCGATCGGCGCTGCCCCGACCCCGCGATCGACAACCTGGTCGTCAGGGTCGACGCGGTGACCGGACTGGACGGTTGCGCGGTCCGGCGGCCGACCGTCGCGCTCCTGCCGACGGACCCGGCGGCGACCGGCCGGGACAGCATCGTCCGGGCCGACGAGGACGACCTCCACCAGTGGTGGGCACGACGCGCCGCGGCCACGCTCGCCCCGATCCTGACGGCGGTCCGCGCGCGGGCCCCGTTCGGCATCCGGCGTCTGTGGGGCGCTGTGTCGGACGAGGTCACCGGCACCGCCATCGAAATCGCGCAGCTTGCCGGTCGGGATCCGTACCCTGCCTGGCGGTACGCCCAGCGGCTGCTTGCCGCGCTGTCTGTCCACGCTCCGGTAGCGCTGACCCGCGCTCGGCCTTTCCCGGTCGCCGTGCCCGGGGGAGAGGTGCTGTGCCAAGTACGGGGAACCTGTTGTCTCTCCTACCGCAGCACTACCGCTGCCGGGCCCCCCGCCGACCGCTACTGCGACACCTGCCCGCTGCGCGACGACCAATCCCGTCACCGGCGCCTGCACGACTGGCTCTCCTCCAGCGTCGTTCCGGTGTGA